Sequence from the Pagrus major chromosome 15, Pma_NU_1.0 genome:
CTGGGGCCCGTGGCGGCTGGACAGATAGTGCACGACCTGGGCTTTGTTCAGCTCAACTTAGGTATGGGCCTCGCCAATGTACTTTACGCACCGGCGCTCCTTCTCCTGAAGAACGTGACGCAGATGAAGCCCTCATTCTCCGAGAGAAACATGCTCCTGGAGGATGGCCCGACAGGACTGTATGACACGATTAAGATGGAGCAAcgggagaagaagaggaagggtTTGTGCACAACGATCGACGAGAACGGCATTGAAACCTTCGCGCAACGGTCTCACTCAGAGGAGGAATCCTCAGGAGGGGAGTACGCGTAAAAGACCTACAACTGAGTGTCAAACTAAGTGCCAATGTAGAGTTGTGTGCATCCAGCCCGATCCAATCAATTGCATAACACGATTAGGATTGTGTAACAACATAAATAATTTACCGCTTCTGGTGACAGTCCCTCCGGGTATTGTCAAATCAAGTAGCTTCACGCTTTTTGCAGTAGAAAAGGCGCTCGCTGGCGTTTGTTCATCTTAAAGTGAGAGTATTGTGAACGATTTGTTGAGATAAATGTCTACTCATCCACAGTATTTATCGCTGTATCAGAAACTGACTCATATCGTATTCAGGGAttatgtgtaaatgtattttaacaaaagagaaagagtaATGTATATGCGTCTTTCAGTGTAAtctgtattcttttttttttgccagagtTGTGCTGCTAAACTCAATATGCAATACTGTGTGTCACACTGCAGTGTTAGAAAGATACAAGAGGTGGACACGAGCTGAGATCTgcgtctttgtgtctgtttatttttatttattattttggatGATGGTGTAGTTCCGGAATGCAAAGCCTCGTTGTATGATCTGCGactgtacatacatgtatattcATGTACATAATTAAATCAATATTATGTGACTGAAGCTGTCTTTGGAAATCATTTATTTAGGCAAGTAATTAAATTGTTTATGCGGTGTATGACCAATTTCtttgcaaacaaaacacacaaaaaaaatgaaactgaatttaaaaattCTGGTTACGCTTGTCAAACACTTCTGGATTTATGCCTGTGAATCAAATTAATTGAACAGACAAATATTAAACGTATTAAGGCCCACACTGAGGTAGTTTGTGTTCCTTATGAAAAGCCAAAAGTGAATAATTTAGTCAGTTTTAGagaatttaaaataatacattttggaacaaataaaacaataatttcatGTAGGATCTTGAGGTTGTTATTGTGTGTAAAATCAACAGCGCTTTTCTCCAAAATGCAAATCTCTGCATATAATATTAAACGCCAATTAAACCAGCCAGACGCGCTGAGGTGGAAGCAATGTATGCGCCTCAAACTGCTCGACGAGAAGTGGTTGAGAATTCAAAAAAGAGGAAAGTCCGTCCTGATTGTTCCCCGGCTCAGCGTGTGGAGCATCCGAGGCGGTGAGCCGGTGTCTAAATAAGGTGGGCTGAAGATGTTCAAGTGCCAAATAAACTTCTCGGCGAATGGCAGCGCTTCTGGGAGGAGTCTGCGTGGCCGCCGGGAGGGTGAGGTACCCCCCCTTCTCAGCATCTCTCCTGAGCCAGCGAGGGAGTTGTGCTCTTGCCATGTTGGGGATTGAAAGAtgctcaaaatgaaaaaaggagcAAAGAAGTGAAATTTAACGAGAAATTCAGCCAGGAGTGGATTCAGGTGTAGATGGATAACAAGGGGACGAGTGGGATTGTTTGTTCTTTCTGGTgagtaaaacatttattttcttttttatgtgttggtttatttcagtttagtagatttatttgtgttatttatggCAGCATGTCGACACCAAATGCGCAGGTTTGTGAGACAACTTTAAAAAGATGCTGCATCCAAAAAGCGCGCATTCTTCTGTTTGCGTCGACACAATTTATTAACTGATCAGCATTTGTCTTAAATATCCACAGAGGAGTTTAAAGATACCTGATCTCAGATTGTCACAGTTATTTTAAAGAGCTTTCTCTTGCCGGAACTTGACTTGATGTTTGATTTGTGGACACAGAGTCTCAGCCTGCTCGACTGCCGCTCTGCACCGCCAACATGCCAGTTCTGAACCAGGAGCCCTCCAAAGATTTAGGGGGCGGAGATGTAAATATCTTGACTTATGTTTGAATGCAATGTGCATGAGGGAAATAATGTTTTTGCAATCTATCATCAAATTAAAGGATATTAAAAAGATCAAGTAACTTTTTTATAAATCAAGTCGGAATTCATGAGAGATTTTGAGGAGTAAATGATATGCTGAAACATTACTTTGAGTCAAGTGAAGTGCATAATCTACATTTTCTTGTAGTTGTTCTCAGTGAAAAAGtacaatttaattattttaatcaacACATTTTCTTGATAAATTGATACAGCACAATGCATGTGTCAGGGAAtttaaattcagagaaaaactttgtgtttttctgagtttTTTTCATCCCCCACACACTGCTCAGGGTCTTCCTAAGCTGCCACTCCCGGCCCTGAAAGACACCCTGGACATGTACCTGAGGTGTATGAAGCACCTGCTCACTGAAGAACAGTTCAACAAGacccaaaatgtagtgaagcaGTTTGGAGCCCCTGGAGGGGTGGGGGAGCTACTGCAGAGCAAACTcgtggagaggagggagaacaaGGCCAACTGGGTAAATAACAGATACACCATAATGATGTGCAAGACATTTCAAATCCCCAAATGATGCATTATTACATGTTACTTAGTGCAGAAGAACTCTTCAGTAAAGGGCCAACCAGtcattttttgacttttttttataaattagGTGTATAAGTGATGTATGTAACTAAAgatattgtttttatatgaaaaaataaGTCACCATAAATCAGATTATAGGCCTGGTTTACACTAGTGTTCATAATTATTGCAGATGTAAATGAATGGAAAACATTTACAGACCTATAGAGTTGGTCTGTGCAGACTTTCAAGCTGACAATCACGTCCAACTTTGTGTCTCCTTCACTCAGTGCTTCCCCTTTATTCACTATTAGTTCACTATTGCTACAGATTGTGCCTTTAATCAAATCCCCCTGTATTTCCTACTGTAGGTGTATGACTACTGGCTGAATGACATGTACCTGAACAACAAACTGGCTCTTCCCGTCAACTCCAGCCCTGCAATGGTCTTCCCGCAGCAGAACTTCAGAGCTCCCATCGACTCTTTACGGTACGAGGCGCTGCACAAACGAGTCATGAGAGGAACCACAATGAGACAGGACAAATATATTGTCATGCAGTCGTGGATGTGATTGTGTTTCAAGAATGAACCGTCCTGTAAAAGAACAAGCTGccatgtatttaaaaaatatcagacAGTTACCACCTGACAAGCCATTTTTGATTATTACACCATGAAGACCTGAGGAATGACAGTGAACTTTATAAATTACTCAGAGGCAGGCTTTGATCGATTACAGCAAATTGAACACTTCTTCACTACACGTTGACAGATGGGGTCATTACCCAGAACACCTTGAGGGCTGAGAGGCCAGACCAATGCTGGTGGCAAGGTTAATAGACAATGAAGGCCGTGGTTTGGTTCACATGGTATTGATCAGGGACCGGCCCCTTAACCAGATGATTTTCATGTAGCATTTATACCAGACAGATAGGCTTACACTTGTGTTTGTGGGGTTAGGTGTTGTTGTGGGAGAGGAGCcagatatatactgtattacaTTCTGGTTACAtgtgtgtttcctgctatttTGAGTGAAATGGATGGTGCAACAGTGTGAAAGTAGATGAGGAGAGTTTGGGAGAAGTCACCTGATCTTTTCactgttatatttaaaaacacagtagTAGCTAAAAACCTAAAATGGCAAAGGAGGAATATGATTCCTTCAGTTCCTGAAAGGAAAGCCCTCTTACCACGTGCAACAGTGGTCCATGAGCCAATCAATCTTTAAGGCCCCTACATGTATTTGTAAAAgctaattttgactttttccagcgaacaaaattaattaaatctaTGTAAAAAGAAATTTGCTTGATCATGTATGCGTAACATTGGCAACATACCCCAAAGACCCcctcattattatttataaaaaagatgaaaataagtTCATTTTAAGTGCATTTTGTCACAAGATGGTTTAATGTGTGTAGAagaagttaaaggggcactatgtcgttttggagaagaaattcaaatccagaatgtttacaatattgatgaggtatttattttttccattagtgaataaacaagctgttctcagaggaaaataaggtcccagaacactgtttgaagctagaaaggtggcagggtccgccacatataaacagtaaaacgtaaaagtatgaaattatgttgtcctttaaggtcagttttattattcagtcatgaaaacaaagacagtttgattatttagtttgctaaggcattaaaaaaatcagtcaatgaagatctttctcttctgattaaaatttctgcCCCAAAACTAGTGCAGCTTTAAGAGTCAAACAACAACACGGCCAAATGTAGGGAATTATAACCTCAAatatagagtgtgtgtgtgagagaaggtGTGACAAAGTACAATATGTGTGTCTTTCGGGAAGTATTTTAAGTTTAGGTTTTCTTTCCCAGGTTTGCTGCACACTTAATCTCTGGAGTTTTGGAGTACAAGACTCTTCTTGATTCGTAAGTTATGAACATGAGAGATCCTATCAGACCAGAAGTATCTTTACTTATAGCTCATGTGTGAATAGAAGGCCTGACAAgtcaagtgtgtgtctgtgtgtagacGTTCCCTCCCTGTGGACTACGCCCGGGGCCAGCTGGCTGGAACCCCTCTGTGCATGGAGCAGTACTATCGCCTCTTCACTTCCTATCGCCTACCGGGGCCGGAGAGGGACACACTGgtggctcaggagagcagcgtGATGCCAGAACCTGAACACATCATTGTGGCTTGTAAAAACCAGGTAAGACacagtataaaaaaaacacacacatcccacaTTCTTAGACTAGactttttctggagctttccaCCACATCACAATCGTCATCGGTGGAGTTTGACAATACAAAcccaactcaaggtccacttgcAAGCTTTTTCTGAAGATCAGGAAGGAACTTCCATGCTTAATGTTTGAGCTAACACACATGAGAAGTGCTAAAAATGCCATGGAGGAATTCAGAATAGATCACCTCACaaatagagctgcaaccatTAAGTTGAGCaattaattgaatatttttttaagtaaaaagaGGTCATaattatctgattccagcttcttaaatgtgaatatgttctggtttctttaccACTCTATGACaggaaactgaatatctttgggttgtggacaaaggAAGATAAattgaggacatcatcttgggatttgggaaacactgtttttcatcatttttcagacatttctgtAGATCAACCAAGTAACTGGGAATGTAATTGacaaattaattgaaaaatgaaaaaaaatagttagttgcagccattCCCCCAATAGACAGACAACAATGTTGACAGTGACAGTTTCACTCGGAGTAACAATTAGACTATACATTGTGTCCCTGTCACAGCAGAACATATGGATCATCACTCACTCTCATGGTGAACAGGTTCTGTAGCCACAATGCTAGCGTATCTGCTAATGAGTGATTAACAGCCACAGCCCCTGACAAGTGCTCTCTGTTGAGTTAATTATCTATAACATGTGACATTTGCGCAACAGCCAGAAACCTTCAGCAGTGCCACAACGGTGTCCATAGAAAAGGTGCTTGAATATGTAAAACTCCATCAGAAATAAATCTTACTAATGAGACGCTTGTGAAAACACATTCTAGTTGTCCTCATGTGTCCCTGTCTTTAAGATACAATGCCCCTGTGTGCTTTGAAACAGTTTGTGACAAATCTGAACCTCTGTCCAGTTCTTTGTGCTGGATGTGGTGATCAACTTCCGCCGCCTGAACGAAAGAGACCTGCTGACTCAGCTGGACAAGATCACCAGGATGGCTGCCAGCGAAGAGGAACAGCTCCCACCTATCGGCATCCTCACATCAGACGGGCGGACTGAGTGGGCCGAGTCTCGTAGAGTGCTGATGAGAGGTAAGCTTTGAGTCAGGTAGATCACCATGTTTGCTATTTGTCCCCCCCAATTGACTTTTCTTCTTCGTGTTATCCTCTAGAGTCTACTAACAGGGACTCTCTAGACATGATCGAGCGCTGTATGTGTCTGGTCTGTCTCGATGACGCCACTGGGCCTGAGCTGAGTGACACCACACGGGCCATGTTGATGCTGCACGGCGGAGGAGTGGCCAAGAACGGGGGCAATCGCTGGTACGACAAGCCCATGCAGGTTAGTGAGCACACTTTAATGTTCTCTAAGGAGAGGAAAGACTGAAGTGAGAATGAGAGGAATCTAGAAGAAGGGTGGCTGCTACTTGTAAGATCAATTTACCTCCTTTACTAGAGTGGCACaaagtagagcacatacctctgccaagtCCCAACATGTCCCATTTCATTCAATCGTCATCTGAAACATGGTGgacaaagtaaacattgggttgatggtaagaAACCTCTACGTTTTGGCTCACATATAATCTGTAATATAGTATTTCAGTTTGTAACCGTTAAACGCTCTGAgccataaaatgcaaaacaacttttttttggcATCCTTGTTGCTCCCACATTCTGACTTGATGCACCGAACACCAAATTCAGAAGAATGACCTCCCAACTTGGGAAGTGGGACCATTCGAGGAGCAAGTGAATGAGGCACAAGATCACCAGATTTAGCATCTGCATCAAACTGTATTCACTCATAggtaccagccacctaaatgcaccagatatttttcatcaaaatccatGCATCATTTCCTGAGAAAATTAACAAaagtgtcaacaaaaaaaaacaccctgccTCGCGATGAAAAAGAAGGTGAGAAAAAGTTTATGGATCCATTCTTTTAtccggatccgcaccaaaaattaatggggtctattctaggccaagatccatcctccatccaagtttcatggaaatctgttcagtagtttttgtgtaatcctgctgacaaaccaactcAGACGAAAGGCGGAGATAATAACTGAGGGAAAATAGCTGAACAAATTCATGCTCATCTCTCAAAGTGCCTGTGGTTCTAATCAGCCAATCCCATGACAAATTTagaatttacatttaaagataCTCGGATGGAGAGTGGACATTCCCATTGGATTACAAGCCTGATGTCATTAGCAGGAACTTTGATGGAGACGTTTTGATAAAGAATTCCGATTAGTCTAAAGAATCATATGATTAATATTGACTACCTAGAGAGCCGGAGGCTTCTTCTGTAAATTATTTCTTCTCTGCAGGGTGTAACGTGGATGAAATGTATATGaagatgtatgtatgtagatGCAGTACGTTGCAGAATGTTCAAGTAAAGTGATGAAACTGTGACTGCAACATAATCGAGCATCTCAGTTTGGCTCAAGGGAATCTCACTGagtagtgtgtctgtgtcagtttGTCGTAGGAGCTGACGGCTGCTGTGGAGTCGTGTGTGAACACTCAGCGTTTGAAGGAATTGTCCTCGTGCAGTGCACAGAGTATCTACTCAAATACATGTAAGAAATGGAAgtacaaaatgtgtttgtgataCTTGCTGGCATATGCTTAGAAAATCCAAGTAagactatataaaaaaaatgcataatgaTATAATACTCCCATGTGGCATCAGGATTGGCAGCCCGTCGAAGCTGGTCAGGGCTGCCAGTGTGAGCGAGCTGCCTGCTCCACGCAGACTCCGCTGGAAATGCACTCCAGAGATCCACAAACTCCTCGCCTCCTCTGCTGACAAACTACAGAGGTCTGGCTTTACTCTGGTTTCTGCACAATCAAAACGAATGATTAAATGCTTTCAGCTCATGGCAGGATTTATTCTTATCTGCTCAGGGTGGTGAAAAATCTGGACATGAACGTCCACAAGTTCTACGACTACGGGAAAGAGTTCATcaagaagcagaaaatgagtCCAGACGCCTACATCCAGGTTGCCCTTCAGCTAGCCTACTACCGGTAAGAGAAAGATCAATAACAGGATTCTAATACATCATCACATTAACTCAGGGCTCCGAGCTACAaggctctctctgtgtgtgttgctccAGATGTCATGGCAGACCCGTGTCGACCTACGAGAGCGCCTCTATACGGCGTTTTCGGGAAGGCAGAGTGGACAACATCCGCTCAGCCACGCCAGAAGCTCTGGCCTTTGTCAAAGCGATGAGTGATGGAGGACTGAGCACAAGCGTAAGATGTTTTAGTCACACTGTCCGATTTAAACAAACggtgctgcagagaaaaaactCAGTTTGAATAATGTAATCAGATTGTCAGTTCGATTTTATGACTTCAGTCTGTGTTGATGTACTCCTCCACCATGACAAACTATGCTTACTGTAAATGAATAGATTGAACAGTCTAGCATTGATTCTCTGTTGTTGGTTTCTGCAGGATACAGAAAAGATGGAGATGTTACGAGGTGCCATAAATGCGCAGACAAAGTATACTATTCTGGTAATATACTCTAATGTCCTCCAGATTTCTGAGAAACTTTGCttttcaaagaaaacacaataacatgTATTCACTCTTCCTCTCCAGGCTATAACAGGGATGGCAATAGACAATCACTTACTGGGACTACGTGAAATTGCTCATGAGCTGAAGATGGAGAGGCCAGAAATATTCAAAGATGAAGCCCATCTCATCTGTAATCAGTTCATTCTCTCTACGAGTCAGGTACAGTCATCATTAAACTGAAGCTATACttgatcagaaatgtgttaAAGGGACACTCCACCCATTTTTGCACAAGAATTTTTGGTTGGTCACATAGAGCACTGCGCagtctgtgaaaacagttgtgtaATGTGGCTCAGCAGTGAGCTTTATAAAGATGGAAAACGTAACATCAGTGACGTCATCAGGGTTTTCTTGCCTTGTGCTTGAGCTTTTCTAACGGAAAGCCTGAGCTATAAACTGGAGGAGGCTGGTTTTAAAGAAGTCGACATTTAGGAGAGTTCCAATGAAAGTTATATtataaaggctttaaaatgaaatatgggCCATTTCTGACTATATGAGCCTTTGACaaacttttcttatttttgccAGTGAATGttcacattttgaaaagcatcaAATGATTGCATCTGCCAGTAGGCCATCACAATAAGAGTAGGCATAATATGTTAATTCCACTACCGGAGAGACTTAAGTTCTCTGCTTTTGGTGGAAAAGAATACGTGCATAGATCAGTATTTGAAAAAATAAGTCAGAATGAGTTTATCAGCATATCAAATATCTGCAAATATACAATACTGTGCATCCCTACACATTATCAATTCATCTGCAGATTACTATGTCGATTTTTGGATTAACCATTTGAACTATAATatcagaaaacaatgaaagtgGAGCAAATGGCTCATTATACAGGGTTTCagttataatctgagctttTTGGGGTCtctgaaataattaaaattatgGGCTgagataaattaattaataaaggTCTAACAGGAGTGCtttctgagagagaaagaaagagagacgtCACTTTGTAGAAGCTCCTGCCACATTCAGCTTCTCTTCTGAACTGTCCAAGTGTTCAGCAGCATCACATTGAGTAGCAAAGCGTAGTTCTTTTGGAAAACATGTTCCTTTTAGCGAATTTGTGTCattgacaaaaatatattatttgtgATTGAAATTATGGCTGCAGGTAATGTATTAGCAACCCCATAAAAAACCCTATAACACAAGGTAATGTCATCAAATGTCTCACTTTGTCTgactgaccaacagtccaaaatcctaaaatactcaaaaacaagaaaaacttcacatttttaaaattgtttctTGAAAAGTGATTATCAAATCATTGAAAGTTTTTAATTAACtagttgattaattgttgcaacTGTGACTGAAAGACACAACtgagttgcatcatgggaagtGTAGAATATAGCATTTTCTGAGCTTGACACACAACTTTTAATGTGCACTTCAAGCATGTACCTGTTTGTTTCCACTGTATAGTGTCTCTGTACAGAGGAAACTGAACAGGTGGCAACAGAAATTGAGAgatgttttgaataaaatgcCACCTGGTTATTTTAGTCAAAACTGCAATTTAGGTTTTGTTTATATAACTGTCAGACATCAAGATTTAAGACACACTTACATCTCAATAGTCTAAATCGTTCCACCCACAGCAGTATCTAAACACAGTAATAAAACTGTCAGCACTGAAAGATCCGCTCTTCCCTCAGGTTCCTACTACTGTGGAGATGTTCTGCTGCTACGGACCCGTGCTTCCGAACGGATATGGAGCGTGTTACAACCCTCAGTCAGACCACATTATCTTCTCCGTGTCCAGTTTCCGCGAGAGCTCGGAGACATGTTCAGCAGAATTTGTGAAGTGTCTGGTGCAGGGACTCCTGGACATGAGGGACCTGTGCAATAAATGTAACGGCAATGTCAAAGTGCAAAGACAGGGCCAGACGCTggagacgcacacacagacagacacaaactggcaaagcaaaacacagcagagagcaaCTGACCTGACCAAGAATCAGCAAACACTGCCACAGGTTCTAGTGAAGACACCGGACCAGACTACAATGGAGGCTCAAACCCAGACTTCATCACAGGGGGAGGCACGAGCTTTGAAGAACGGGAGTAAATCATAAGAAACCGTCAGTGAGAATAGTGGTGGAGGGATTTTAAATGCAGCAAACTGCTCCTCTTGAGTCATTCACTGTAACTGTGATACAAAATGTTACGTAAACCTGTCGTTGTATTGTAAAATGTATCAAGTGCAGATGATAATCGACTTATTCTTAGAGAATATTAGAGGTGTTTCGTTATTATAACGGATGTTGTCAGAAAAAATGATCCTATATAAAGCCGTAATTCAAATGTCTCTCAAAATGGTACGTATGTAGGTAAAAATTCAAGCCATTTTTTTCACTAAATTGAGATGAATCAGCCAAAGAAAGGAGTAAACGTATTGTTGGTAACGACCAGTGCTGCATTTAAGGATGGCAGGAAATGGGAGGATTCATTCTCCCGTTTCTgtgtctgcatttttttttttctcattctgtctgtGAAGCCTGTCAGTCAGTTTGACAGAACACATGCAGTCTGTGATAAATGGCTGATGTCAACTTGCAAATCGCATGCTGCTATCTGATTTTCTGAATATTATAAGTGGGCTACATTGTGAACTAGAATATTCTATGCAATACCATTTTGTGTTGTGTCTATTGTACCAACAACACTTGTGGTATTACTCAAACGTCTAAATGTCAGTGTCCTTTTATCAAATCATGTTGTTAACTGTACTGTGATCCGTACACTGGGACTCATACTGTGCTTGTGTACATAGGAAACAATAAGAAACTGACAAAGATTTTAAAGAGATGTTGTTTAGTTTATCAAAGAATGTTAAGTGTGATCAAACATGTGCATTTGTAAATCTATGAGCAGAATATATGaattaagttatttatttttgtatgatgTAATCTAATGTTTTAGGgtgtaaatgttaaaaagtaAGGATATGAAACTTACTAACCAGAGGTGatcactgtgtttatgactgTCCTtgtatttatgaaataaattattgtaTTTATGGAATACTGCTGAAGATTAAAAGAAACTAAAATCAAACTAAGACTCGTGTTCATTTTGCACTAGTAGATTCACAGTTTGAAAAATTCTGCTGTTTTATGAAAAATTacttcttttgtcttttattttaat
This genomic interval carries:
- the chata gene encoding choline O-acetyltransferase; this translates as MPVLNQEPSKDLGGGDGLPKLPLPALKDTLDMYLRCMKHLLTEEQFNKTQNVVKQFGAPGGVGELLQSKLVERRENKANWVYDYWLNDMYLNNKLALPVNSSPAMVFPQQNFRAPIDSLRFAAHLISGVLEYKTLLDSRSLPVDYARGQLAGTPLCMEQYYRLFTSYRLPGPERDTLVAQESSVMPEPEHIIVACKNQFFVLDVVINFRRLNERDLLTQLDKITRMAASEEEQLPPIGILTSDGRTEWAESRRVLMRESTNRDSLDMIERCMCLVCLDDATGPELSDTTRAMLMLHGGGVAKNGGNRWYDKPMQFVVGADGCCGVVCEHSAFEGIVLVQCTEYLLKYMIGSPSKLVRAASVSELPAPRRLRWKCTPEIHKLLASSADKLQRVVKNLDMNVHKFYDYGKEFIKKQKMSPDAYIQVALQLAYYRCHGRPVSTYESASIRRFREGRVDNIRSATPEALAFVKAMSDGGLSTSDTEKMEMLRGAINAQTKYTILAITGMAIDNHLLGLREIAHELKMERPEIFKDEAHLICNQFILSTSQVPTTVEMFCCYGPVLPNGYGACYNPQSDHIIFSVSSFRESSETCSAEFVKCLVQGLLDMRDLCNKCNGNVKVQRQGQTLETHTQTDTNWQSKTQQRATDLTKNQQTLPQVLVKTPDQTTMEAQTQTSSQGEARALKNGSKS